One stretch of Rhinolophus ferrumequinum isolate MPI-CBG mRhiFer1 chromosome 3, mRhiFer1_v1.p, whole genome shotgun sequence DNA includes these proteins:
- the BRD2 gene encoding bromodomain-containing protein 2 isoform X1, which translates to MLQNVTPHNKLPGEGNAGLLGLGPEAAAPGKRIRKPSLLYEGFESPTMASVPALQLTPANPPPPEVSNPKKPGRVTNQLQYLHKVVMKALWKHQFAWPFRQPVDAVKLGLPDYHKIIKQPMDMGTIKRRLENNYYWAASECMQDFNTMFTNCYIYNKPTDDIVLMAQTLEKIFLQKVASMPQEEQELVVTIPKNSHKKGAKLAALQGSITSAHQVPAVSSVSHTALYTPPPEIPTTVLNIPHPSVISSPLLKSLHSAGPPLLAVSAAPPAQPLAKKKGVKRKADTTTPTPTAILAPGSPASPPGGLEPKAARLPPMRRESGRPIKPPRKDLPDSQQQHQSSKKGKLSEQLKHCNGILKELLSKKHAAYAWPFYKPVDASALGLHDYHDIIKHPMDLSTVKRKMENRDYRDAQEFAADVRLMFSNCYKYNPPDHDVVAMARKLQDVFEFRYAKMPDEPLEPGPLPVSTALPAGLAKSSSESSSEESSSESSSEEEEEEEEDEEEEESESSDSEEERAHRLAELQEQLRAVHEQLAALSQGPISKPKRKREKKEKKKKRKAEKHRGRAGVDEDDKGPRAPRLSQPKKSKKASGTGAGSAATLGPTGFGPSGGSGTKLPKKTTKTAPPTLPTGYDSEEEEESRPMSYDEKRQLSLDINKLPGEKLGRVVHIIQAREPSLRDSNPEEIEIDFETLKPSTLRELERYVLSCLRKKPRKPYTIKKPVGKTKEELALEKKRELEKRLQDVSGQLNSTKKPPKKANEKTESLSAQQVAVSRLSASSSSSDSSSSSSSSSSSDTSDSDSG; encoded by the exons ATGCTGCAAAACGTGACTCCCCATAACAA GCTCCCTGGGGAGGGGAATGCAGGGTTACTGGGTCTGGGCCCAGAGGCTGCAGCACCAGGGAAAAGGATTCGAAAGCCCTCCTTGTTGTATGAAGGATTTGAAAGCCCCACAATGGCTTCAGTGCCAGCTTTACAACTGACCCCTGCCAACCCACCGCCTCCAGAGGTGTCCAACCCCAAAAAGCCAGGACGGGTTACCAACCAGCTGCAGTACCTGCACAAGGTAGTGATGAAGGCTCTGTGGAAACATCAGTTTGCATGGCCTTTCCGGCAGCCTGTGGATGCCGTCAAACTGGGTCTGCCG gattatcataaaattataaagcagCCTATGGACATGGGTACTATTAAGAGGAGACTTGAAAACAACTACTATTGGGCTGCCTCAGAGTGTATGCAGGATTTTAACACCATGTTCACCAACTGTTACATTTACAACAAG CCCACTGATGATATTGTCTTGATGGCACAAACGCTGGAAAAAATATTCCTACAGAAAGTGGCATCGATGCCACAAGAGGAACAAGAGCTTGTGGTGACCATCCCTAAGAATAGCCACAAGAAGGGGGCCAAATTAGCAG cgCTCCAGGGCAGTATCACCAGTGCCCATCAGGTGCCTGCTGTCTCTTCCGTGTCTCACACAGCCCTGTATACTCCACCTCCTGAGATACCTACCACTGTCCTCAACATTCCCCACCCATCGGTCATCTCTTCTCCCCTTCTCAAGTCCTTGCATTCCGCCGGCCCCCCGCTCCTTGCCGTCTCTGCAGctcctccagcccagccccttgCCAAG AAAAAAGGCGTAAAGCGGAAAGCAGATACTACCACCCCTACGCCTACAGCCATCCTGGCTCCTGGTTCCCCAGCTAGCCCCCCCGGGGGTCTCGAGCCCAAGGCAGCACGGCTTCCTCCAATGCGCAGAGAGAGTGGCCGCCCCATCAAGCCCCCACGCAAAGACTTGCCTGACTCTCAGCAACAACACCAGAGCTCCAAGAAAGGGAAGCTATCGGAACAGTTAAAACATTGCAATGGCATTTTGAAGGAGTTACTGTCTAAGAAGCATGCTGCCTATGCCTGGCCTTTCTATAAACCCGTGGACGCTTCTGCCCTTGGCCTGCATGACTACCATGACATCATTAAGCACCCCATGGACCTCAGCACTGTCAAG CGGAAGATGGAGAATCGGGATTACCGGGATGCACAGGAGTTCGCTGCTGATGTGCGGCTTATGTTCTCCAACTGCTATAAGTACAACCCCCCAGACCATGATGTTGTGGCCATGGCACGAAAGCTACAG GATGTGTTTGAGTTCCGTTATGCCAAGATGCCAGATGAACCACTGGAACCAGGGCCGCTGCCAGTCTCTACTGCCTTGCCTGCTGGCCTGGCCAAGTCTTCTTCTGAGTCCTCGAGTGAGGAAAGCAGCAGTGAGAGCTCTtccgaggaggaggaggaggaagaggaagacgaagaggaagaagagagtgaAAGCTCTGACTCGGAGGAAGAAAGGGCTCATCGCTTAGCTGAACTACAGGAACAG CTTCGGGCAGTACATGAACAACTGGCTGCCCTGTCCCAAGGCCCAATATCTAAGCCCAAgcggaagagagaaaaaaaagaaaagaagaagaaacggAAAGCAGAGAAGCACCGAGGCCGGGCTGGGGTAGATGAAGATGACAAGGGGCCTCGGGCACCCCGCCTCTCTCAGCCCAAGAAATCCAAGAAAGCCAGTGGCACTGGGGCTGGCAGTGCTGCTACACTAGGCCCCACTGGCTTTGGACCTTCTGGAGGAAGTGGCACCAA ACTGCCCAAAAAGACCACCAAGACGGCCCCACCTACCTTGCCTACAGGCTATGactcagaggaggaagaagaaagcaggCCCATGAGTTACGATGAGAAGCGGCAGTTGAGCCTAGACATCAACAAACTACCTGGGGAGAAGCTGGGTCGAGTTGTTCACATAATCCAAGCCAGGGAGCCGTCTTTACGTGACTCAAACCCAGAAGAGATTGAGATTGATTTTGAAACTCTCAAGCCATCCACGCTTAGAGAGCTTGAACGCTATGTCCTCTCTTGCCTACGAAAGAAACCTCGGAAGCCCTACA ccaTTAAAAAACCTGTGGGAAAGACAAAGGAGGAACTGGCTTTGGAGAAAAAGCGGGAACTAGAAAAGCGGTTACAGGATGTTAGTGGGCAGCTCAACTCCACCAAAAAGCCCCCCAAGAAAG CGAATGAGAAAACAGAGTCGTTGTCAGCACAGCAAGTAGCGGTGTCCCGCCTCAGCGCTTCCAGCTCCAGCTCAGACTCCAGCTCCtcttcatcctcttcctcctcttcagaCACCAGTGATTCCGACTCAGGCTGA
- the BRD2 gene encoding bromodomain-containing protein 2 isoform X2, with amino-acid sequence MDMGTIKRRLENNYYWAASECMQDFNTMFTNCYIYNKPTDDIVLMAQTLEKIFLQKVASMPQEEQELVVTIPKNSHKKGAKLAALQGSITSAHQVPAVSSVSHTALYTPPPEIPTTVLNIPHPSVISSPLLKSLHSAGPPLLAVSAAPPAQPLAKKKGVKRKADTTTPTPTAILAPGSPASPPGGLEPKAARLPPMRRESGRPIKPPRKDLPDSQQQHQSSKKGKLSEQLKHCNGILKELLSKKHAAYAWPFYKPVDASALGLHDYHDIIKHPMDLSTVKRKMENRDYRDAQEFAADVRLMFSNCYKYNPPDHDVVAMARKLQDVFEFRYAKMPDEPLEPGPLPVSTALPAGLAKSSSESSSEESSSESSSEEEEEEEEDEEEEESESSDSEEERAHRLAELQEQLRAVHEQLAALSQGPISKPKRKREKKEKKKKRKAEKHRGRAGVDEDDKGPRAPRLSQPKKSKKASGTGAGSAATLGPTGFGPSGGSGTKLPKKTTKTAPPTLPTGYDSEEEEESRPMSYDEKRQLSLDINKLPGEKLGRVVHIIQAREPSLRDSNPEEIEIDFETLKPSTLRELERYVLSCLRKKPRKPYTIKKPVGKTKEELALEKKRELEKRLQDVSGQLNSTKKPPKKANEKTESLSAQQVAVSRLSASSSSSDSSSSSSSSSSSDTSDSDSG; translated from the exons ATGGACATGGGTACTATTAAGAGGAGACTTGAAAACAACTACTATTGGGCTGCCTCAGAGTGTATGCAGGATTTTAACACCATGTTCACCAACTGTTACATTTACAACAAG CCCACTGATGATATTGTCTTGATGGCACAAACGCTGGAAAAAATATTCCTACAGAAAGTGGCATCGATGCCACAAGAGGAACAAGAGCTTGTGGTGACCATCCCTAAGAATAGCCACAAGAAGGGGGCCAAATTAGCAG cgCTCCAGGGCAGTATCACCAGTGCCCATCAGGTGCCTGCTGTCTCTTCCGTGTCTCACACAGCCCTGTATACTCCACCTCCTGAGATACCTACCACTGTCCTCAACATTCCCCACCCATCGGTCATCTCTTCTCCCCTTCTCAAGTCCTTGCATTCCGCCGGCCCCCCGCTCCTTGCCGTCTCTGCAGctcctccagcccagccccttgCCAAG AAAAAAGGCGTAAAGCGGAAAGCAGATACTACCACCCCTACGCCTACAGCCATCCTGGCTCCTGGTTCCCCAGCTAGCCCCCCCGGGGGTCTCGAGCCCAAGGCAGCACGGCTTCCTCCAATGCGCAGAGAGAGTGGCCGCCCCATCAAGCCCCCACGCAAAGACTTGCCTGACTCTCAGCAACAACACCAGAGCTCCAAGAAAGGGAAGCTATCGGAACAGTTAAAACATTGCAATGGCATTTTGAAGGAGTTACTGTCTAAGAAGCATGCTGCCTATGCCTGGCCTTTCTATAAACCCGTGGACGCTTCTGCCCTTGGCCTGCATGACTACCATGACATCATTAAGCACCCCATGGACCTCAGCACTGTCAAG CGGAAGATGGAGAATCGGGATTACCGGGATGCACAGGAGTTCGCTGCTGATGTGCGGCTTATGTTCTCCAACTGCTATAAGTACAACCCCCCAGACCATGATGTTGTGGCCATGGCACGAAAGCTACAG GATGTGTTTGAGTTCCGTTATGCCAAGATGCCAGATGAACCACTGGAACCAGGGCCGCTGCCAGTCTCTACTGCCTTGCCTGCTGGCCTGGCCAAGTCTTCTTCTGAGTCCTCGAGTGAGGAAAGCAGCAGTGAGAGCTCTtccgaggaggaggaggaggaagaggaagacgaagaggaagaagagagtgaAAGCTCTGACTCGGAGGAAGAAAGGGCTCATCGCTTAGCTGAACTACAGGAACAG CTTCGGGCAGTACATGAACAACTGGCTGCCCTGTCCCAAGGCCCAATATCTAAGCCCAAgcggaagagagaaaaaaaagaaaagaagaagaaacggAAAGCAGAGAAGCACCGAGGCCGGGCTGGGGTAGATGAAGATGACAAGGGGCCTCGGGCACCCCGCCTCTCTCAGCCCAAGAAATCCAAGAAAGCCAGTGGCACTGGGGCTGGCAGTGCTGCTACACTAGGCCCCACTGGCTTTGGACCTTCTGGAGGAAGTGGCACCAA ACTGCCCAAAAAGACCACCAAGACGGCCCCACCTACCTTGCCTACAGGCTATGactcagaggaggaagaagaaagcaggCCCATGAGTTACGATGAGAAGCGGCAGTTGAGCCTAGACATCAACAAACTACCTGGGGAGAAGCTGGGTCGAGTTGTTCACATAATCCAAGCCAGGGAGCCGTCTTTACGTGACTCAAACCCAGAAGAGATTGAGATTGATTTTGAAACTCTCAAGCCATCCACGCTTAGAGAGCTTGAACGCTATGTCCTCTCTTGCCTACGAAAGAAACCTCGGAAGCCCTACA ccaTTAAAAAACCTGTGGGAAAGACAAAGGAGGAACTGGCTTTGGAGAAAAAGCGGGAACTAGAAAAGCGGTTACAGGATGTTAGTGGGCAGCTCAACTCCACCAAAAAGCCCCCCAAGAAAG CGAATGAGAAAACAGAGTCGTTGTCAGCACAGCAAGTAGCGGTGTCCCGCCTCAGCGCTTCCAGCTCCAGCTCAGACTCCAGCTCCtcttcatcctcttcctcctcttcagaCACCAGTGATTCCGACTCAGGCTGA
- the LOC117015119 gene encoding HLA class II histocompatibility antigen, DO alpha chain, with translation MVLSEGLVLGLHTLMTLLSPQEAGAIKADHMGSYGPAFYQSYGASGQFTHEFDGEQLFSVELKKREAVWRLPEFGDFTHFDPQGGLASIAVIKAHLDVLVERSNRTRAVNMPPRVTVLPKSRVELGQPNILICIVDNIFPPVINITWLRNGQTVTEGVAQTSFYSQPDHLFRKFHYLTFVPSADDVYDCRVEHWGLDEPLLRHWEPQVPSLLPDTTETLVCAAGLAIGVVGSLVGTVLIITGTCLSSTPRY, from the exons ATGGTCCTCAGTGAGGGGCTGGTCCTGGGACTCCACACCTTGATGACCCTCCTGAGCCCCCAGGAAGCTGGGGCCATCAAGG CTGACCACATGGGTTCCTACGGACCAGCTTTCTACCAGTCCTATGGTGCCTCGGGTCAGTTCACCCACGAGTTTGACGGGGAACAGCTGTTCTCTGTGGAGCTGAAGAAGAGGGAGGCTGTGTGGCGTCTGCCTGAGTTTGGCGACTTCACCCACTTTGACCCGCAGGGTGGGCTGGCCAGCATTGCGGTGATTAAAGCTCATCTGGACGTCCTCGTGGAACGCTCCAACCGCACCAGAGCCGTCAACA TGCCTCCAAGGGTGACCGTACTCCCCAAGTCTCGAGTGGAGCTGGGCCAGCCCAACATCCTCATCTGCATCGTGGACAACATCTTCCCCCCTGTGATCAATATCACCTGGCTGCGCAATGGTCAAACAGTCACCGAGGGGGTGGCGCAGACCAGCTTCTATTCCCAGCCCGACCATCTGTTCCGCAAGTTCCACTACCTGACCTTCGTGCCCTCAGCAGACGACGTCTATGACTGCCGGGTGGAACACTGGGGCCTGGACGAGCCGCTCCTCAGGCACTGGG agCCCCAGGTACCTTCCCTGCTGCCCGACACCACAGAGACTCTGGTCTGTGCTGCGGGCCTGGCCATCGGCGTGGTGGGCTCCCTCGTGGGCACCGTTCTCATCATCACAGGCACATGCTTGTCCAGCACCCCCAG GTACTGA